The stretch of DNA ACTAATTAACCGCTTGTCCGACTTCTTTTTCCACTACACCACGACGTTTCGAGACCGAATTGTCCTGTCCCCACCTGTCCTCCCCTAACCCAACCCTCTCACCCCTTCTCGTCGGCGCCCGTTTCGAAATAGAGGAAACGGTCAAGCATCTTCACGAACTCCGACCAACCCGGCCCCTTCTGTTTTTGCCGGATCCGGTCCATCGCCCCCATCTTGCTGTCAATCTCGTCACAATAATAGAGCACCAGCGATTCCGGCATCATCGGCACCACCGGCGACCCGTAATCCCTCTCCCCCTGGTGCGAAAGGATCATATGGCGAAGTTTTATCAGCAGCTTCTCGGGGAAACCGTCGATCTGCCCCGCCCGCATCGCCACCCAGGCATCACAAATACAGATATGATCGATCAGCCGGCCCTCATCAGTGAAGTCGATCTTCATATCCGCCGAATAGGAGCGGATCTTGCCGGCATCGTGAAACAGCCCACCGAAAATCAGATAGTCTTTATTGAGGAAATCGTACCCCGCCGCGACGCGCAAAGCCAGCTCGCCGACATTGGCCGAATGTTCAGAAAGCCCGCCTACATAGGCATGGTGCCAGAGTTTTCCGGCAGCGGCCTTCAGGTAATCGTTGAGAAACTGCTCATCTTTCCAGAAGGAGTCCGCCAGCTGGCGGATATAGCTGTTTTGGATCTTGTCGGTGAGCGCCATGATCCGGGCAAGACGCTGTTCATTGCTCTGAGTCGAATGCGGGAGAATCTCGTCGATCTGGTACTCGTCATCCAACGCCAGCCGGATCCGATTGACCTGAAGTTGCAATTTCCCGTTGTACTCACCCACCAGCCCGCCGACTTTGACCACCATTCCTTCGGCCAGGTCGGTTTGGCTGAACTGGTCGGGCTCCCAGATCACCCCCATGATCCGCCCGGTGGAGTCACCCAATTCAAGCTGGATATAGATCCCTTTGCGGTACTCTTTGACCTCGCGTTTGCGGACGACGAAGTAGCCGATGATCTGGTCTTTGACGACATAGTCGCGGATTTTCTTGCTGTCCATCTGACTCACCCCTGGTTGCGGGATACCGGTTTTGACAACAGCAATAATAGTCGATGCCGGTGGTTCCGCCAATAACTTCGATGGGCGGGGAATATAAAAGTTGTCAGGCGGGTATAACTGGTATATTTTCCAGAGCCTTATGAAGATATTACAGCGCTACATCCTCAAGGAGCATATCGCCCCATTCTTTTTCGCGCTTTTCATTATCACCTTTCTGCTGATCATCGAATATGTCCCCAAAATCGTCGATCAGGTGATTGACAAGGATCTGTCGATCTGGGTGGTACTTGAATTGATCGGGTTGAATCTGGCATGGATGCTGGCGCTGTCGGTCCCGATGTCCGTGTTGGTCGCCACCCTGATGGCGTTTGGCAGACTGACCTCCGACTTTGAAGTAACCGCGATCAAATCATCCGGGATAAACCTGCTCCAGCTCCTGATACCCTTACTTATTGCGGCATCGCTCCTGACCGGCGTAATGATCTGGTTCAGCGATGCGGTCCTTCCGGATCTCAACAAACGGGCGCGCATGCTCTGGGGGGATATATCGGCGATGCGCCCTACCCTGGTGTTCAGGTCGGGTGTTTTTGTCACTGATGTTCCCGGGTATCTGGTGCAACTCGACCATATCGATCACTCGACTTCGCGGGTCGAAGGGGTTCGGATCACCGAAACGAAAAACCCTACCAAACCACGCCTGATCATCGCTGAATATGGTTATCTCAAATCAATGGATAACGGCAGGAATCTCCAGTTCACTCTCTACAATGGAGAACTCCATTCGCTGGATCTCGAGAATCCGGCCAACTACCGGAAAGTCGATTTCGAGAATCAGGTGATCAATATAGGCGGAACGGGCTCGGAACTGGTACGAACCGACAGCGAATACCGTACCGATCGCGAGATGCCGATCGACACCATGAAACAGCAGGTGATAAACAACCTCCAGCAGATGGAGCCATTGCGCGTCAGCTCGATCAACAGCCTGAAAGAGAAATTCACCTATCTCTTCTCCGACAGTTTGACCGCGCCATCTAAAGCATTGATGACTGACTCAACCGCCCGTGTGGCAGTGCAAACCGAGGCTCTGGTGTTAATGAGAACACTGGAACGCAATATCCAGCAACTCGAGAGTCGCGAAAAGGCAGTGGCGAAATTCCAGATCGAGATATACAAAAAATATTCGATCCCGTCGGCCTCGCTCGCGTTTGTGCTGATCGGCGCGCCGCTGGCGATCATGGCGCGCAAAGGCGGCATGGGAGTAGCTATAAGCATCTCTATCCTGCTCTTCATCGTCTACTGGGCTTTCCTGATCGGGGGCGAAGATCTGGCCGACCGAGGCATTGTCTCTCCCTTCGTGGCGATGTGGAGCGCGAATATCCTTCTGACTCTGATCGGCATCTACCTGATCTATATCGTTGTGACTGAAAAGCCGGTCTTCGGATTCTTCCGGCGGGTGTATCGCGGATGATCAAAAAGCTTGATCTCTATCTCCTCCGCCATTACCTGTTGGCGCTCCTGGTGGTGACTGTGGCGATCGGCCTGACGATTATCGTGGTCAACATGGTGGAGCAACTTCGTGATTTCATCGACCACCAGATCCCGCTGGTGACGATCCTCAAGTACTATCTCTTTTTCGGCGGCTGGGTGCTGAAGTCATTCCTGCCGATGTTCATTCTGCTGGCGTCGCTTTTCTCGGTGTCGGTCCTGGCGCGTCGGCGGGAGATCCTGGCCATGAAGGCGGCCGGAATATCGCTCTACCGGATCATCGCGCCATATCTGGTCGCCACCATGATCCTGGCGGCCGGCCACTTCTATTACAGCGAGTACATTTTCCCGCCGCTCAATCAACAGCGGATCGAGATGAAAGAATTCACGATCGAAAGCCGCTCCAAAGCGGCATTGGCCAAAGTGCGGAATGTCTTCCGCCAGGTCAGCCCCGGGAAGTTTTACACCATCACCACTTTCGATACCGACCGCGGCGATGGCCGCGATTTCAAGATGTATTCCACCGTCAACCACCGGCTGACTCAAATTGTCACGGCGGAGAAGGTCCGCTTCGAAGACCACCGCTGGTTGCTGGTCCAGGGGCAGGTGCGCGACTTTGATTCTCTCTCCACAGAGACCTTTCACCAGTTCGACACGCTGACTGTGCTGGAGATCAAGGATAAGCCGACAGATTTCCAGAGTCGACTGGTGAAGCCGGAGGATATGGGGCTTGAGGAGCTGAAGAACTATATCGATCTGCAGAAGCGGACGGGCGGCCCATACCAGGCTGAGTCGATCGATCTGAAGATCAAGTATGCGTTCCCGCTGACCTCGGTCATCATCATCCTGATCTGCGTACCATTCGCGGCCAATCCGCAGCGCTCGGGGATCGCCGTTTCATTTTCGGTCGGAGCGGGGATATCGCTGTTGTACTTCGTGCTGTTCAAGATCCTCCAGTCGGCCGGACACAATGAACGAGTCCCGGAATTGGTCGCAGTCTGGGGGATCAACGCATTGTTCCTGCTTATCGGATTAATAGGATTGATCGGAGCGCGTAAGTAATGTCACACGAGGGACACGAACGCAACCGCGCGATGTGGAACGAGCTGGTCGATGTCCATGTCGCCCACCCGTCATACCGTGTGAAAGAATTCCTCGATGGTGCCTCCACCCTCAAACAGCTTGAACAAAACGAACTCGGAGATGTAACCGGCCGGAGCCTTCTCCACCTGATGTGTCAATTCGGGCTTGATACACTCTCGTGGGCACGCAAAGGGGCAAACGTCACCGGAGTTGATATCGCCGACCAATCGATTCTGCGAGCCAATGAACTCAAGGTAAGTGCGGGGCTGGACTCTGCGCGGTTCATCCGGTCCGACATTCTGGAACTGCCGTCTCATTTGAACGAGCAGTTTGATATCGTTTATCAGTCGTATGGAACACTCTGCTGGTTGGCGGATATTGGGACATGGGCGAAAGTCGTTGCGAAGTTCGTCAAGCCGGGCGGCGTTTTTCTTCTGATCGATGATCACCCCTGTTCATTGGCGATGTATGAAACCTCGCTGAATTACTTCTCGACCGAATCAGAAACGCTCGCTGATCAGCCGGATTATGCTGATCGATCGTTCCGCCGATCCAATCCAAGCACCGAGTGGCAACATACTACCGCAGAGATCATCAACTCGCTTATCAATGCGGGATTGACCATAACAAAAATGGGGGAATACGATTATTCCTACTACCAGGTCACCGAAGAATGGCGCCAGGTAGAGGACCGTTGGTATCCGCCGAAATCACCCACCATGTTTCCGCTGATGCTGCTGATTCGCGCCACTCGCTGACTATCAGCCGTGTGCGCGGAGCAGGACCATCTTGGCGTGAAACGCCGTCTCCACGATCGAGACCGCACTCTCCAGACTCAGCATCCCGGTATTGATCACGAGGTCATACTGCATGGGGTCATCAATCTCCTGGTTAAACAGCCGATGGATGAATGCGCTCCGGTCCCGATCGGTCCGTTCCATTAGCAGATGCGCCTCACGAGCAGAGATCTCTTTGTAGCGACAGAGATTCTCCACGCGCGTTGAGTCCGGACAGACGACCCGGACATGCAGCCCCTTGTGCGGCCCGAGGATCAGATTACCGCCGCGCCCCATCAGGATCACTCCACCCAACTCAGCCAGCGACAGCACTACCTTGTGCAGATACTCGTTGTAGTCGGTGTGATCGACCATCTGGCCGGAAAAGGCAGCATCAACCGCCATCTGCAGTCGCCCGCGCGTATGCTCATCGAGTGCCTCGAGCAACCGCTTGTAGTAACCGGATTCTTTGCTGATCGCATCGATAACTTCGCGATGCAGTCGCTGAAAACCGAGTCGCTCGGCGAGCAGAGTGGCGAGAAAGGAACCTCGTGATCCGGTTTGACGGCTGATCGTGATAATACGGTGCGGCTCAGCGTGCGGCGGATGGGTCTCCTCGGATGTCCGCCGACGTTCCAGCTCCCACTTGAGGAGCTGACGATTGATAATGGCATCAATTGAGGTCATAGGAATCACCTCCACCACAATATACGGACAAAACGTGGAGTTGTGACTATATTTTTTCTTGGAAGGGAGGCTGGCCTTAGTACAGCCGGCCGCCGGGGTCGGCATCCTCAACCGGGCTGACCAGCACCAGCCCGCCGCCGGGACGCGGTACTCCCAGCATCAAAACTTCGGACATGAACCCGCCGATATTCTTTGGCGGAAAATTGACCACTGCCAGACATTGCCGTCCAAGCAGTTGATCGGGTGTATAGTCGGTCTTGAAACGCGCAGAGGTCTGTTTGATGCCGATCTCTGGACCGAAGTCGATCTTCAGTTTGTAAGCCGGGATCTTGGCCCGCTCAAAATCAGCGACCTCGACAATCCGCCCCACCCGGATATCGACTTTGAGGAAATCTTCGTAGCTGAGTAACTCTGTCATTCGGATAATCAACAGAAAGCAACGGCTCTCGGCAAGTGAGAACCGAGAGCCGGTGCATTGCGCATGCTAACTATGCCACATTTTCATATGGTCGGCATGGGTCTGCAGGTAGCCGCCCGCCTGCATGTTTTTGTCGTAGAAATCCAAATCGAGATGGTGTGCCTGCAGGAAAGTCAGCGTGTAGACCGAGGGCACTGTCCCGGGGAAGCGACCAAACGTGTCAAAGATATACTGCGCCTGATGCGCCACACATTCCTTGAACAGCTCATTCATTTCGGCCGCAGCACCACGGACTTTGCTGGTCTCTTTCCAAGGTCCCGGTGTCTGGGGATTAAACGGCCCGCCTGCGCCATACTTCCGCTGGACGAGCGCATCGACCGCCGCCCGCATATTCGGGTAATGCGGCGGGCAGTAGGCCTCGAACACTCCTGCTCGACCGGTGAAATTCGGGACCGGCCATTTGGGATTGGTGTCGAAGCGGAACCCAAGTCCCGGGATTGCCGGATTGCCCGAGGCTCCCAACAGTGAGAACGGATCAATACCGTCAAACATCCAACCGCCCAATCCGAGCGCCTGAAGCATCAGCATCCCGGCATAACAGGAGGTCGACAGTTCCGCGCAGGTTTC from bacterium encodes:
- a CDS encoding HD domain-containing protein, translating into MDSKKIRDYVVKDQIIGYFVVRKREVKEYRKGIYIQLELGDSTGRIMGVIWEPDQFSQTDLAEGMVVKVGGLVGEYNGKLQLQVNRIRLALDDEYQIDEILPHSTQSNEQRLARIMALTDKIQNSYIRQLADSFWKDEQFLNDYLKAAAGKLWHHAYVGGLSEHSANVGELALRVAAGYDFLNKDYLIFGGLFHDAGKIRSYSADMKIDFTDEGRLIDHICICDAWVAMRAGQIDGFPEKLLIKLRHMILSHQGERDYGSPVVPMMPESLVLYYCDEIDSKMGAMDRIRQKQKGPGWSEFVKMLDRFLYFETGADEKG
- a CDS encoding LptF/LptG family permease, whose amino-acid sequence is MKILQRYILKEHIAPFFFALFIITFLLIIEYVPKIVDQVIDKDLSIWVVLELIGLNLAWMLALSVPMSVLVATLMAFGRLTSDFEVTAIKSSGINLLQLLIPLLIAASLLTGVMIWFSDAVLPDLNKRARMLWGDISAMRPTLVFRSGVFVTDVPGYLVQLDHIDHSTSRVEGVRITETKNPTKPRLIIAEYGYLKSMDNGRNLQFTLYNGELHSLDLENPANYRKVDFENQVINIGGTGSELVRTDSEYRTDREMPIDTMKQQVINNLQQMEPLRVSSINSLKEKFTYLFSDSLTAPSKALMTDSTARVAVQTEALVLMRTLERNIQQLESREKAVAKFQIEIYKKYSIPSASLAFVLIGAPLAIMARKGGMGVAISISILLFIVYWAFLIGGEDLADRGIVSPFVAMWSANILLTLIGIYLIYIVVTEKPVFGFFRRVYRG
- a CDS encoding LptF/LptG family permease, giving the protein MIKKLDLYLLRHYLLALLVVTVAIGLTIIVVNMVEQLRDFIDHQIPLVTILKYYLFFGGWVLKSFLPMFILLASLFSVSVLARRREILAMKAAGISLYRIIAPYLVATMILAAGHFYYSEYIFPPLNQQRIEMKEFTIESRSKAALAKVRNVFRQVSPGKFYTITTFDTDRGDGRDFKMYSTVNHRLTQIVTAEKVRFEDHRWLLVQGQVRDFDSLSTETFHQFDTLTVLEIKDKPTDFQSRLVKPEDMGLEELKNYIDLQKRTGGPYQAESIDLKIKYAFPLTSVIIILICVPFAANPQRSGIAVSFSVGAGISLLYFVLFKILQSAGHNERVPELVAVWGINALFLLIGLIGLIGARK
- a CDS encoding class I SAM-dependent methyltransferase, with the protein product MSHEGHERNRAMWNELVDVHVAHPSYRVKEFLDGASTLKQLEQNELGDVTGRSLLHLMCQFGLDTLSWARKGANVTGVDIADQSILRANELKVSAGLDSARFIRSDILELPSHLNEQFDIVYQSYGTLCWLADIGTWAKVVAKFVKPGGVFLLIDDHPCSLAMYETSLNYFSTESETLADQPDYADRSFRRSNPSTEWQHTTAEIINSLINAGLTITKMGEYDYSYYQVTEEWRQVEDRWYPPKSPTMFPLMLLIRATR
- a CDS encoding cytidylate kinase-like family protein — translated: MTSIDAIINRQLLKWELERRRTSEETHPPHAEPHRIITISRQTGSRGSFLATLLAERLGFQRLHREVIDAISKESGYYKRLLEALDEHTRGRLQMAVDAAFSGQMVDHTDYNEYLHKVVLSLAELGGVILMGRGGNLILGPHKGLHVRVVCPDSTRVENLCRYKEISAREAHLLMERTDRDRSAFIHRLFNQEIDDPMQYDLVINTGMLSLESAVSIVETAFHAKMVLLRAHG
- a CDS encoding tRNA-binding protein, translated to MTELLSYEDFLKVDIRVGRIVEVADFERAKIPAYKLKIDFGPEIGIKQTSARFKTDYTPDQLLGRQCLAVVNFPPKNIGGFMSEVLMLGVPRPGGGLVLVSPVEDADPGGRLY